A genomic stretch from Myxocyprinus asiaticus isolate MX2 ecotype Aquarium Trade chromosome 24, UBuf_Myxa_2, whole genome shotgun sequence includes:
- the LOC127414536 gene encoding septin-5-like isoform X2, whose amino-acid sequence MDTMMLQEKLVEKLLCPRTRTTRQKDKQYVGFATLPNQVHRKSVKKGFDFTLMVAGESGLGKSTLVNSLFLTDLYKDRKLLNAEERINQTVKITKHTVDIEEKGVKLKLTIVDTPGFGDAVNNNECWKPITDYIDQQFEQYFRDESGLNRKNILDNRVHCCLYFIPPFGHGLRPVDVEFMKALHEKVNIVPLISKADCLTPNEVKKLKDRVRDEIEQFGIKVYQFPECDSDEEEDFKQMDKELKECTPFAVIGSNTVVETRGQRVRGRLYPWGIVEVENQSHCDFVKLRNILIRSHMHDLKDVTCDVHYENYRAHCIQEMTSKLAQDNCTDSPLPILPLPTPDVETERLIKMKDEELKRMQEMLEKMQQRMHEKDQ is encoded by the exons gatAAGCAGTACGTTGGCTTTGCTACACTCCCTAATCAGGTGCACAGGAAGTCTGTGAAGAAGGGCTTTGATTTCACTCTAATGGTGGCAG gtGAATCTGGTTTGGGCAAGTCTACTCTAGTTAACAGCCTCTTCCTCACAGATCTCTATAAAGACAGGAAATTACTAAATGCAGAAG AACGCATTAATCAGACTGTTAAAATAACCAAACACACAGTGGATATTGAAGAAAAAGGAGTCAAACTCAAACTCACCATCGTGGACACACCAGGGTTTGGAGACGCTGTTAATAATAATGAATG tTGGAAGCCCATCACAGATTACATTGATCAACAGTTTGAGCAGTACTTCAGAGACGAGAGTGGACTGAACAGAAAGAACATACTTGACAACAGAGTACACTGCTGTCTGTACTTCATACCACCATTTGGACACGG GTTGCGGCCGGTGGATGTGGAGTTCATGAAGGCGCTACATGAGAAAGTGAATATTGTTCCTCTGATCTCTAAAGCCGACTGTCTCACTCCTAATGAAGTCAAAAAACTCAAGGACAGG GTGCGAGACGAGATCGAGCAATTTGGGATTAAAGTGTATCAGTTTCCTGAATGTGACTCTGATGAAGAGGAGGACTTTAAACAGATGGACAAAGAACTGAAG GAGTGTACTCCATTTGCTGTCATTGGCAGTAATACAGTGGTGGAGACCAGAGGTCAGCGGGTCAGAGGGCGTCTTTACCCCTGGGGTATTGTAGAAG TGGAGAATCAGTCTCACTGTGACTTTGTGAAGTTGAGGAACATCTTGATTCGCTCTCACATGCACGACCTGAAAGACGTGACCTGTGACGTGCACTATGAAAACTACAGAGCGCATTGCATACAGGAGATGaccag tAAACTTGCACAGGATAACTGTACAGACAGCCCGCTACCCATCTTACCTCTGCCCACACCAGACGTGGAGACAGAGAGACTCATCAAGATGAAAGATGAAGAG CTGAAGAGAATGCAAGAGATGCTGGAGAAGATGCAACAACGGATGCATGAGAAAGATCAGTGA
- the LOC127414536 gene encoding septin-5-like isoform X3 has product MVAGESGLGKSTLVNSLFLTDLYKDRKLLNAEERINQTVKITKHTVDIEEKGVKLKLTIVDTPGFGDAVNNNECWKPITDYIDQQFEQYFRDESGLNRKNILDNRVHCCLYFIPPFGHGLRPVDVEFMKALHEKVNIVPLISKADCLTPNEVKKLKDRVRDEIEQFGIKVYQFPECDSDEEEDFKQMDKELKECTPFAVIGSNTVVETRGQRVRGRLYPWGIVEVENQSHCDFVKLRNILIRSHMHDLKDVTCDVHYENYRAHCIQEMTSKLAQDNCTDSPLPILPLPTPDVETERLIKMKDEELKRMQEMLEKMQQRMHEKDQ; this is encoded by the exons ATGGTGGCAG gtGAATCTGGTTTGGGCAAGTCTACTCTAGTTAACAGCCTCTTCCTCACAGATCTCTATAAAGACAGGAAATTACTAAATGCAGAAG AACGCATTAATCAGACTGTTAAAATAACCAAACACACAGTGGATATTGAAGAAAAAGGAGTCAAACTCAAACTCACCATCGTGGACACACCAGGGTTTGGAGACGCTGTTAATAATAATGAATG tTGGAAGCCCATCACAGATTACATTGATCAACAGTTTGAGCAGTACTTCAGAGACGAGAGTGGACTGAACAGAAAGAACATACTTGACAACAGAGTACACTGCTGTCTGTACTTCATACCACCATTTGGACACGG GTTGCGGCCGGTGGATGTGGAGTTCATGAAGGCGCTACATGAGAAAGTGAATATTGTTCCTCTGATCTCTAAAGCCGACTGTCTCACTCCTAATGAAGTCAAAAAACTCAAGGACAGG GTGCGAGACGAGATCGAGCAATTTGGGATTAAAGTGTATCAGTTTCCTGAATGTGACTCTGATGAAGAGGAGGACTTTAAACAGATGGACAAAGAACTGAAG GAGTGTACTCCATTTGCTGTCATTGGCAGTAATACAGTGGTGGAGACCAGAGGTCAGCGGGTCAGAGGGCGTCTTTACCCCTGGGGTATTGTAGAAG TGGAGAATCAGTCTCACTGTGACTTTGTGAAGTTGAGGAACATCTTGATTCGCTCTCACATGCACGACCTGAAAGACGTGACCTGTGACGTGCACTATGAAAACTACAGAGCGCATTGCATACAGGAGATGaccag tAAACTTGCACAGGATAACTGTACAGACAGCCCGCTACCCATCTTACCTCTGCCCACACCAGACGTGGAGACAGAGAGACTCATCAAGATGAAAGATGAAGAG CTGAAGAGAATGCAAGAGATGCTGGAGAAGATGCAACAACGGATGCATGAGAAAGATCAGTGA
- the LOC127414536 gene encoding septin-5-like isoform X1 codes for MMKILPLFTHPHVIPDSFFLWSTKRRCLTVFMLLLSVQRDKQYVGFATLPNQVHRKSVKKGFDFTLMVAGESGLGKSTLVNSLFLTDLYKDRKLLNAEERINQTVKITKHTVDIEEKGVKLKLTIVDTPGFGDAVNNNECWKPITDYIDQQFEQYFRDESGLNRKNILDNRVHCCLYFIPPFGHGLRPVDVEFMKALHEKVNIVPLISKADCLTPNEVKKLKDRVRDEIEQFGIKVYQFPECDSDEEEDFKQMDKELKECTPFAVIGSNTVVETRGQRVRGRLYPWGIVEVENQSHCDFVKLRNILIRSHMHDLKDVTCDVHYENYRAHCIQEMTSKLAQDNCTDSPLPILPLPTPDVETERLIKMKDEELKRMQEMLEKMQQRMHEKDQ; via the exons atgatgaaaattctgccattatttactcaccctcatgtcattccagactctttctttctttggagCACAAAAAGGAGATGCTTAACAGTGTTCATGCTGCTGTTGTCCGTACaacga gatAAGCAGTACGTTGGCTTTGCTACACTCCCTAATCAGGTGCACAGGAAGTCTGTGAAGAAGGGCTTTGATTTCACTCTAATGGTGGCAG gtGAATCTGGTTTGGGCAAGTCTACTCTAGTTAACAGCCTCTTCCTCACAGATCTCTATAAAGACAGGAAATTACTAAATGCAGAAG AACGCATTAATCAGACTGTTAAAATAACCAAACACACAGTGGATATTGAAGAAAAAGGAGTCAAACTCAAACTCACCATCGTGGACACACCAGGGTTTGGAGACGCTGTTAATAATAATGAATG tTGGAAGCCCATCACAGATTACATTGATCAACAGTTTGAGCAGTACTTCAGAGACGAGAGTGGACTGAACAGAAAGAACATACTTGACAACAGAGTACACTGCTGTCTGTACTTCATACCACCATTTGGACACGG GTTGCGGCCGGTGGATGTGGAGTTCATGAAGGCGCTACATGAGAAAGTGAATATTGTTCCTCTGATCTCTAAAGCCGACTGTCTCACTCCTAATGAAGTCAAAAAACTCAAGGACAGG GTGCGAGACGAGATCGAGCAATTTGGGATTAAAGTGTATCAGTTTCCTGAATGTGACTCTGATGAAGAGGAGGACTTTAAACAGATGGACAAAGAACTGAAG GAGTGTACTCCATTTGCTGTCATTGGCAGTAATACAGTGGTGGAGACCAGAGGTCAGCGGGTCAGAGGGCGTCTTTACCCCTGGGGTATTGTAGAAG TGGAGAATCAGTCTCACTGTGACTTTGTGAAGTTGAGGAACATCTTGATTCGCTCTCACATGCACGACCTGAAAGACGTGACCTGTGACGTGCACTATGAAAACTACAGAGCGCATTGCATACAGGAGATGaccag tAAACTTGCACAGGATAACTGTACAGACAGCCCGCTACCCATCTTACCTCTGCCCACACCAGACGTGGAGACAGAGAGACTCATCAAGATGAAAGATGAAGAG CTGAAGAGAATGCAAGAGATGCTGGAGAAGATGCAACAACGGATGCATGAGAAAGATCAGTGA